The following proteins are encoded in a genomic region of Diadema setosum chromosome 10, eeDiaSeto1, whole genome shotgun sequence:
- the LOC140233693 gene encoding lactadherin-like: protein MSSSSTYNHLTLPRNGRLNMNPASHGISEVWTPNPSDQDGWLKIDLGEEYIVTGVVTQGRSNAEQWATSMYISTSLDDTNWVFTTDPLSRGPKVYPANYDRDSHVTSLLPKPVRARYVRFHPLTSMNYPSMRVEILGHVI, encoded by the exons atgtcgtcttcttctacGTACAACCACCTTACACTGCCGCGGAATGGCAGGCTGAACATGAATCCTGCTTCGCATGGTATCTCGGAAGTATGGACACCAAACCCTTCTGATCAAGACGGATGGCTGAAA ATTGACCTCGGAGAGGAGTACATCGTTACAGGTGTTGTTACTCAAGGCAGATCAAATGCTGAACAATGGGCAACGTCCATGTACATCTCCACCTCCCTGGATGATACCAATTGGGTTTTTACAACCGACCCGCTATCCCGTGGACCCAAG GTGTACCCAGCTAATTATGACAGGGACTCCCACGTGACTTCGTTACTACCTAAGCCGGTGAGGGCGCGTTACGTCAGGTTCCATCCACTCACGTCCATGAACTATCCATCGATGAGAGTCGAAATTTTGGGCCATGTTATTTGA